The proteins below are encoded in one region of Micromonospora sp. DSM 45708:
- a CDS encoding PLD nuclease N-terminal domain-containing protein: MARLYVLLFLAQVVLAACALISCLSAEDGQVKALPRMIWVLIILFFPVVGSIAWFVAGRERPTGPAGVTGSAGPAAPARGPLAPDDDPEFLASLDKRSRDEDQERLRRWEEDLRRREAELRDRPDDRDRPEV, encoded by the coding sequence ATGGCCCGCCTCTACGTACTGCTCTTCCTGGCCCAGGTCGTGCTCGCCGCCTGCGCGCTGATCAGCTGCCTCTCCGCCGAGGACGGCCAGGTCAAGGCGCTGCCCCGGATGATCTGGGTGCTGATCATCCTGTTCTTCCCGGTGGTCGGCTCGATCGCCTGGTTCGTGGCCGGCCGCGAGCGCCCGACGGGCCCGGCCGGCGTCACCGGGTCGGCGGGACCCGCCGCGCCGGCCCGCGGGCCGCTCGCCCCGGACGACGACCCCGAATTCCTCGCCTCGCTCGACAAGCGCTCCCGCGATGAGGACCAGGAACGCCTCCGCCGCTGGGAGGAGGACCTGCGCCGTCGCGAGGCGGAGCTGCGCGACCGCCCCGACGACCGGGACCGCCCCGAGGTCTGA